A genomic region of Exiguobacterium sibiricum 7-3 contains the following coding sequences:
- a CDS encoding cyclic-di-AMP receptor, whose translation MKMVITIVQDKDSLRLAEALVENDFRATKLATTGGFLKEGNTTFMIGVQSERLDDLMRLIKKNCSSREQMVSPISPMGGHADSYIPYPVEVQVGGATVFVLPIEGFHQF comes from the coding sequence ATGAAAATGGTCATTACGATTGTTCAAGATAAAGATAGCCTACGTTTAGCAGAAGCATTGGTCGAAAACGATTTTCGGGCAACAAAGCTTGCGACGACAGGCGGTTTTCTCAAAGAAGGAAATACGACGTTCATGATTGGTGTCCAAAGCGAACGATTGGATGATTTAATGCGTTTGATTAAAAAGAACTGTTCGAGCCGGGAACAAATGGTCTCACCGATCTCGCCGATGGGCGGTCATGCCGATTCATACATCCCTTACCCAGTCGAAGTACAGGTTGGGGGAGCGACAGTGTTCGTCTTACCAATCGAAGGGTTTCATCAATTCTAA
- the tmk gene encoding dTMP kinase — protein sequence MTGTFITVEGPDGAGKTTQLQLLADRLTAEGYDIVMTREPGGTRIGNKIRSLILNPDFQEMDEMTEILLYAASRAQHVNELIRPALAAGKVVLCDRFIDASIAYQGYGLGYSIEQVRSINQQATNHLTPDRTYLFNLSVSDSKQRMMDRGALDRIEQRDDVFRQRVYEGFLKLAEQESERIQLVDANQSIEALQTTLCQDVLTYLKKRERLS from the coding sequence ATGACAGGAACATTTATTACGGTCGAAGGACCAGATGGTGCTGGGAAAACGACCCAGTTGCAATTGCTTGCAGATCGTTTAACGGCTGAAGGATATGATATCGTGATGACACGTGAGCCCGGTGGCACACGAATCGGAAATAAGATTCGATCACTGATCTTAAATCCCGACTTTCAAGAGATGGATGAGATGACGGAAATTCTTCTGTATGCGGCGTCTCGGGCACAACATGTCAATGAATTGATTCGTCCGGCCCTTGCTGCCGGAAAAGTTGTTTTATGCGATCGATTCATCGATGCATCGATTGCTTATCAAGGATATGGACTTGGATATTCAATTGAACAGGTCCGTTCCATCAATCAGCAGGCCACCAACCATTTAACACCGGATCGAACGTATCTGTTTAACCTGTCAGTCTCGGATTCGAAGCAACGAATGATGGACCGAGGGGCACTGGATCGAATCGAGCAACGCGATGACGTATTCCGTCAACGGGTGTATGAAGGGTTCCTGAAGTTAGCAGAACAGGAATCGGAACGAATTCAGCTGGTCGATGCAAATCAATCGATTGAAGCATTACAAACGACATTATGTCAGGATGTTCTGACGTATTTAAAAAAAAGGGAGAGATTATCATGA